In Synechococcus sp. UW179A, the DNA window GTGATCATGGCGAGGGTTGGCGCGGCTTCATCGAAGGCGCCATTTCCAGTGGGTCCAAAACCGCAGTGTCTGTAGCAGCGAGCCTCAACCACTAACGACTCCTATCTTTTTAGCAACGACAATCAATCAAACAGCCAGCGCAGGCCTAGGTTAACTCCGCTCTGATAGGAACTGTAGCCATTATTTTCTCTACCTCCTTCAAAATAAGCAATTCCAAAGTATTTATAGGAAAGTGAAATTTGTGCAGAATTTCCAAGTGCATAAGCAATCCCGGCCTGGGCTGTTCCACTAAGATCCTCACTGCCACTGAGTCCAAACCCGCCTGCATCGAGATAAGCGAAAGCTTGCCAATCTTCGCTGATTGCGTAAGTGCCAAACATTCCCACCATTGGCTGTACCCAAGTGTTGCCCCAGCTCACATTTGACGATTTTTCGAGTTCTCTAGAGTTTGATTTATTGACTCTGACTCCTTCAACAGTTACATCTGACTTGCCTTTGATATTAAAATCTGTCGATAGATTTGCATCAATAAATCTTGCGCCCACTAAACCCAGGAAGCTTGTGCTGCCTTTTTTCATGCGTGGTTTTTGGATTGCACCAGCTCGGTACCGCATCGCAAGGTCAAAAATTGTTTGACTGGCATCAACGTCAACGTCTAAATCTCCTTGAATACGAATAGTGCTTTTTCGAAGTGGTGAAGCAATGCCTAGCTTGTTTCGTAACGGGTTTTGTGTTTCTAAAAAGGATGATCTTGAAGTGGATGAAGATATGGTTGCATAATTGATTGCAGCTAAAACTCCCAATCGACCGTATTCAAATTGAGCTTTTAAAGTCAACGCTTCATCGATTGACTTGATCACATCCGAAAGGGGAAGGTCTACCTTTGTTGTGTTGCCATCAATTGTTGATGTGCTGCGTGTTATTGGAGGTAAGAAAGCGTAAAGGTCGAGATAAACACGCCAACTGTCTTCTTCGTCTTCTTGCTGCGAGGCGTCAGTTGCTTCTTCGCTGGCCTGACTAAGCACAAGGGGCGTCATCAGGCCAGGCTTGCTTTCAGCGACTACGTCGCTGGGAGTCATCTTTTGGTTGACGTCAGATGTGCTGGATTCAGCTGTGATCACGTCTTCTGATGGTTTTGCAACTGCCTCAGCGCAAAGTGTGCTCAGTGTTGCGATGAGAGCTAGGGGCAGGAGGCGTGTCACGGAGCCGGATGAAGAATGGCTGAAACGTAGGTGGCGTACGCCCTTGATGCATGTAAATCTGATCCCATTCGTGCTGAATTTTGTTGAGTGGGCTTGGCTTTTCCTCTAAATGCAATAAAAAGCATACGTTTTGCACTTTTTCGATGGCTGCGCGTTCTTTGAAATGTATCGGACCTGCGTGGCTGCTTGCATTTGCTGCTCTTTTAGTCCCTTCAACTGTTGAAGCTCAGGAACAGTCTCGATTCCTGGTTGATGAGGCAGTTGAATTTGATTTCACCCCTCTGGTGTTGGGTGAGCTTGAAATTGCACAGGCCCCATCAGACTCACAAGAGCCTGGTACCGATAATCAACCGGTTACGGTGACTCCTGGGGAGTCAGCTTCTGCTGAGGACGCCTCGTTGGCCAAGGCGGCACAGAATCCGATCGCCAGTTTGATCAGTCTGCCCATTCAATGGAACAGCACTCCCGGTAGCCAATGGGCTCCGAATTTGCTTGATCCGAGTGCCAAGCACAATCAGACTCAGAATGTTGTCAATGTGCAGCCCGTTGTTCCCTTCAAGGTGAGCGATGGGCTGACATTGGTCACCCGAACGATCGTTCCTTTCATCTCTCAGCCATGGGCACGTGGAACCAATATCCAGGCCATGGGTGATATCAATCCTTCGGTCTTTTTCGTACCGACTCTGAAGGGGAACTTCACTGTCGGGGTGGGACCAACCCTGATTATCCCCTCGGCGACCGACTCCAGGCTGGCGTCGGGTCGTTGGAGTGCAGGTCCTACGGGTGTTTTGGTTTATAGCAAAGGTAAAATTGTTGCCGGTGGTTTGATTAATAATGTTTGGTCATTTGCCGGAGGAGGTAGAAGCGATGTCAATAAGATGTTGATTCAGCCTTTCCTGAATTACAACTTGCCGAAAGGTTGGTATCTCACCAGTTCGCCAATTATTACCGCCAATTGGATGAATGAAGATAATAAAGGTTGGATGGTTCCTATTGGTGCTGGCGTGGGCCGTGTTTTTAAACTCGGCACTCAGCCTATCAATACCTCGCTCAGTGCTTATTACAATCTTGTCAAGCCTGAGATTGCTGGTGAAACCCTCGCCGGAGACTGGACCTTCCGGCTTCAAGCACAATTCCTATTCCCAACTGGTGGTTGAATTTACCTGAATATTTGACTGTTCGATCACTAGGCATCTTGTTGGAGTCATAGTGACTCAAGCAGGGTGCTTTTCTTTTGAAGAGGATTTAAGTCTGCTCACAAAATGTGATTTTTGCTGCTCTCTGATCTTTGCCTCAATACCCTGATTTCATTGATTGACTGACATGACTGACCAGCGCGATCAAATGATCACGATCCCTGCGGGTGAATATGCGATTGGATCTGATTCTTTTTATCCGGAGGAGGCCCCGGTTCGTTCAATCGAGATCCGCTCATTCTTGATCGATGTTGCTCCGGTGACCAACGCCGAGTTTGCGCGTTTCGTGTCGGAGACCGGCTACGTCACTGTCTCGGAAAAGCCACCCGATCCGGTGCTGTATCCGAATCTTCCGCCGGATCAGCAGAATCCGGAATCGGCAGTGTTCATTCCGCCGCCACCATCTGTTGATCGCAATCAACCGATGTCGTGGTGGGCCTTGATTGAAGGCGCCGATTGGCGCCACCCCCAGGGCCCTGATACAGGTATTGACCACCTGATGGATCACCCCGTGGTGCATCTCGCCTACGACGATGTGCTGGCCTATGCCCATTGGGCCGGCAAACGTTTGCCCACCGCTGAAGAGTGGGAGGTTGCTGCTAGAGGTGGTCTGGTGCAGCAGAGCTACTCCTGGGGTGAAGAGATGATGCCAGATGGTCAGTGGCTGGCCAATGTCTGGCAGGGTCCGTTCCCCTGGACGAATGAGCAGACGGATGGGTGGTTCTGGACGTCCCCGGTGGGCTCATTCCCACCTAACGGCTACGGACTGGTCGACATGTGCGGCAATGTGTGGGAGTGGACTTCCACACTGTTCCCAGTACCCAAGGGTGAACAGGAGAGACGAATCATCAAAGGTGGATCCTTTCTCTGTGCTGAAAACTATTGCCATCGTTTTAGGCCGGCGGCATTGATGGGGCAGACCACCGATACGGCCACCTGTCATATGGGTTTCCGATGTGCAACCGATTCAGCCTGAGGAATTGGCCAGCTGGTCGCGAATCATCAATAGGCCAAGAACCACGTGAATGAGAGCACCGGCCCAGACCGCTGCCCCGCCCGATAGTTCCTGTGAGCCCAGGATGATGAGAAGCACTGCGGCGCTGCAGTTGTAAACCAACAGTCCACGTTTTGCTGGTAACGGACAGGGGGATCCCCAGCAGGCCACGCCCAGTCCGATCAGCGCCAGGCCGTACAAACGTGTCAGTTGTTCGCCAGCATCGCTTGCTGGCGAGCTGAATAGCTGTTGCATCACGATGGCTGGTAGTAACAGGAGAGTGACTCCCGTGATCAGTTCAATCGCGCTGGCCAGGCGGTAGAGCGTGGAACGAACAGGCAAGGCGTCTTCCTCAGCCAATGGTTTGCAGGAAAGCTAGGCAACCCTCGTTCGGCCAGCCGCAGATGGCTGATGGTCTGCGACATCAGCGACTCCGCTCGGTCTGTTGGTCCCAATTGTGCAGATCTGTGCTGCGACTAATTCGCCACCCCAAACCCGCAGCTAGCAGAGGGTGTTGAGGTTGTTGTCATGTTCTTTTGTGAGTCACGCCTATGTAGAGGCTCCTCAAGCCGTCAGTGCACGCTGAGTTGAATGTGAGGCATTCATTGGCCTCTACGCCTGTTCACTTTTTCATTCGCTTTTTCCGCATGCTTGATCAAGTCAAAGTGTCCAAGCTGATCCGCCACCTAGCTGTGGGTAGTGGATTGCTGTTGCTCTCTGGCCTTTCCACCTCCTGCACGGATCAGAAGCAGGCGTTAGGCGGAAACCTGGATCGCACGAATTTACCGATTGCTGAGCCAAAACCTGAAAAGGTCACCAAAGTGCTGCCGGCCGATGTGCCCATGCCCAAGCAATGGGAGGTCGCGGCACCAGCCGATGCCCCCAATGTGGTGATCATCCTTCTTGATGATGTGGGTTTCGCTGCACCCTCCGCCTTCGGCGGTGCGGTGAACATGCCGACGGCGGAAAAGCTGGCTGATAATGGTTTGCGCTACAACAAATTCCACACCACTGCCCTCTGTGCGCCGACCAGGGCGGCTTTGAAATCCGGACGCAATCACCACAAGGTGAATATGGGGTCGATCCCAGAGATCGCAACTGGTTATGCGGGTAATTCCACCGTGGTTCCCGACTATGCCCAGCCGGTTGCCGAGATTCTGAGATTGAACGGCTACAACACCGGTGCCTTTGGCAAGTGGCATGAAACGCCTGGTCGTGAGACTACGGCAGCCGGCCCTCAGACCCGTTGGCCAACGCGGCAGGGATTCGAGAAGTTCTACGGCTTTGTTGGGGCCGAAGACAACATGTGGGATCCAACGATCCACGATGGTGTCACCGTTGTGGATGCACCGAAAAAAGATGGGTATCACTTCACCGAAGACATGACCGATCAGGCGATTGGTTGGATGCGGCAGCAGAAATCCATTAAGCCTGATAAGCCGTTCTTTATCTATTACTCATCCGCTGGTTCCCACTCCCCTCACCATGTGAGCAAGGAATGGATTGCTAAATACAAAGGTAAGTTCGACGAAGGCTGGGATGTTCTTCGAGAGCGCAATCTTCAGAATCAGATCAAGGCAGGGATTGTTCCTGAGGGCACTCAGATGGCTGAAGCGCCAGACAGTATTCCCAAATGGGACAGCCTCACGCCACAACAGAAAAAAATCTATGCGCGTCAGGCCGAGGTTTTTGCTGCCTTCACGGAGTATTCTGATTATGAAGCCGGTCGTT includes these proteins:
- a CDS encoding neuromedin U; the protein is MAARSLKCIGPAWLLAFAALLVPSTVEAQEQSRFLVDEAVEFDFTPLVLGELEIAQAPSDSQEPGTDNQPVTVTPGESASAEDASLAKAAQNPIASLISLPIQWNSTPGSQWAPNLLDPSAKHNQTQNVVNVQPVVPFKVSDGLTLVTRTIVPFISQPWARGTNIQAMGDINPSVFFVPTLKGNFTVGVGPTLIIPSATDSRLASGRWSAGPTGVLVYSKGKIVAGGLINNVWSFAGGGRSDVNKMLIQPFLNYNLPKGWYLTSSPIITANWMNEDNKGWMVPIGAGVGRVFKLGTQPINTSLSAYYNLVKPEIAGETLAGDWTFRLQAQFLFPTGG
- a CDS encoding formylglycine-generating enzyme family protein, with the protein product MTDQRDQMITIPAGEYAIGSDSFYPEEAPVRSIEIRSFLIDVAPVTNAEFARFVSETGYVTVSEKPPDPVLYPNLPPDQQNPESAVFIPPPPSVDRNQPMSWWALIEGADWRHPQGPDTGIDHLMDHPVVHLAYDDVLAYAHWAGKRLPTAEEWEVAARGGLVQQSYSWGEEMMPDGQWLANVWQGPFPWTNEQTDGWFWTSPVGSFPPNGYGLVDMCGNVWEWTSTLFPVPKGEQERRIIKGGSFLCAENYCHRFRPAALMGQTTDTATCHMGFRCATDSA